The Altererythrobacter sp. ZODW24 genome window below encodes:
- the ccoN gene encoding cytochrome-c oxidase, cbb3-type subunit I — translation MEAVLGRVGLWFLVLLLAIGAYAGAQDTAFAAHAALIAVLAFVLIWVTANSYDPLAKMQSMFHMPTDPSRYDDDPVRWGVVATMFWGMVGMLVGVFIALQLAFPSLNFEPYLNFGRVRPLHTSAVIFAFGGNALIATSFYVVQRTCRARLAFPSLARFVFWGYQLFIVLAATGYLLGVTQSKEYAEPEWYVDIWLTIVWVSYGTVFIGTLIRRHEPHIYVANWFFLAFIITVAMLHLVNNLAMPVSLLGSRSYSAFAGVQDALTQWWYGHNAVGFFLTAGFLAMMYYFVPKQAERPIYSYRLSIIHFWSLIFLYIWAGPHHLHYTALPDWAQTLGMVFSIMLWMPSWGGMINGLMTLNGAWDKVRTDPIIRMMVMALAFYGMSTFEGPVLSIKAVNSLSHYTDWTIGHVHSGALGWNGMITFACVYYLVPRLWKRERMFSLRMINWHFWLATIGIVFYASSMWVAGITQGLMWREYGLDGYLVNSFVDTVEALHPMYIMRAFGGGLYLLGGAIMTYNVWMTLKGRIREEAPMSQPIFDDQKDRPITTPVPAQVPAE, via the coding sequence ATGGAAGCAGTACTTGGTAGGGTCGGACTTTGGTTCCTAGTCCTCTTGCTCGCCATCGGCGCCTATGCTGGCGCTCAAGACACTGCGTTCGCCGCGCATGCAGCGCTTATTGCTGTGCTCGCCTTCGTCCTGATTTGGGTGACTGCGAACAGTTATGACCCGCTCGCGAAAATGCAGAGCATGTTCCACATGCCCACTGACCCCTCACGTTATGATGATGATCCGGTCCGCTGGGGCGTCGTCGCGACGATGTTCTGGGGCATGGTCGGCATGCTGGTCGGTGTGTTTATCGCGCTGCAACTGGCGTTTCCGTCGCTCAATTTCGAACCTTATTTGAACTTCGGGCGGGTTCGCCCGCTCCATACGTCAGCGGTTATTTTCGCGTTTGGTGGCAATGCCTTGATCGCAACAAGTTTCTATGTCGTGCAGCGCACTTGCCGCGCGCGGTTAGCTTTCCCCAGCCTCGCCCGCTTCGTGTTTTGGGGTTATCAGCTGTTTATCGTGCTGGCGGCCACCGGCTATCTGCTGGGCGTTACACAGTCGAAGGAATATGCCGAGCCGGAATGGTATGTCGATATCTGGCTGACCATCGTTTGGGTCAGCTACGGCACGGTGTTCATTGGCACGCTGATCCGCCGTCACGAGCCGCATATCTATGTCGCCAATTGGTTCTTCCTCGCTTTCATCATCACCGTGGCGATGCTGCATCTGGTCAACAATCTGGCCATGCCCGTCAGCCTGCTGGGATCACGCAGCTACAGCGCCTTTGCCGGAGTGCAAGATGCACTGACGCAGTGGTGGTACGGTCATAATGCAGTTGGATTTTTCCTGACCGCCGGTTTCCTCGCGATGATGTATTATTTCGTCCCGAAACAGGCAGAGCGGCCGATCTATTCCTATCGCCTGTCGATCATCCACTTCTGGTCGCTGATCTTCCTCTACATCTGGGCTGGACCACACCACCTCCATTATACCGCTCTGCCCGACTGGGCGCAGACATTGGGCATGGTTTTTTCGATTATGCTGTGGATGCCCAGCTGGGGCGGCATGATCAACGGGCTGATGACGCTGAACGGCGCGTGGGACAAAGTCCGCACCGATCCGATCATCCGCATGATGGTGATGGCGCTCGCATTCTACGGAATGAGCACGTTCGAAGGTCCGGTGCTGAGCATCAAGGCCGTGAACAGCCTGTCGCACTATACTGACTGGACCATCGGCCACGTGCACTCCGGTGCGCTTGGTTGGAACGGCATGATCACCTTCGCCTGCGTGTATTACCTCGTGCCCCGCCTGTGGAAGCGCGAGCGGATGTTCTCGCTCCGCATGATCAACTGGCACTTCTGGCTCGCGACGATCGGCATCGTTTTCTATGCATCAAGCATGTGGGTCGCCGGGATCACCCAAGGCCTGATGTGGCGCGAATATGGCCTCGACGGTTATCTGGTGAACAGCTTCGTCGACACGGTCGAGGCGCTCCATCCGATGTACATTATGCGCGCCTTCGGCGGCGGCCTGTACCTGCTCGGCGGTGCTATCATGACCTACAACGTCTGGATGACGCTGAAGGGCCGTATCCGCGAGGAGGCACCGATGTCGCAGCCGATCTTCGATGACCAGAAAGATCGCCCCATCACCACCCCCGTCCCCGCACAAGTGCCGGCTGAGTAG
- a CDS encoding LuxR family transcriptional regulator, which translates to MLFERDTELQRLADLTAEAMAGAGRVIALSGEAGIGKSSLLREFVAGLSDQTRAYWGMCDALFTPRPLGPVQDIAALLLDQDEYRGNEGAIALFPQLFARLQQSDTPAVLIIEDVHWADVGTLDFIRFLGRRIALCPVLLVISFRDDEVGRDHPLRRVLGDLPSDRVERIELSPLSIEAVRQLAAGSERNAERLLQITGGNPFFVSEILSDKSDEEARVPESVQDAVAGRLARLDEKHRSFLEALSIIPVPIEPALHGRWIEDHEQWIEQSIASGILVSTSDGRLRFRHELARLATSQRCSSHELVRLHQKHLALMLELPDKFAACEIVHHAKGALDAKAVLDYAPVAGERAARLGAHSEAAAYFETALDFVDEASPELAAELYESWAYEAGLALKVDDRVIEARRHALTLWRAIGREDKVAENLRRLSRLHWYRGEAAQAGRYLDDSIALFEQLDDAEKLAMAYSMRSQMMMLNSRMDEAIDWGHRALETAGSEPPAEILVHALNNIGTAKLFLGQEDGLDDLQRSLSLALDNHLHEDAARVFTNLSEYAVDLRKLDLAEEVLHRGIAFDVEHDLDSWTFYLRGRQAQLRLEQGRLQEAKDIAEIVLARPDQTMLMQLPARIMLGKAQLRMGQSGAGQTLEQARADALQTSEVQYQIPVLLTLMERAWLADDMAKAKEAFASLKKIDAHRFSKWGRAEFAFWAQLCGGWKVPGLGKAPHPFRLALEGEMTAASEAFSALGSHYLSAICLGLQDDPERISDAVAQLQQQEAAAAINRLVTLAVERGIAREAIRIARGPYKAARTNSFGLTAKEQTVLGLMTEGLSNGEIAERLSRSPRTVEHHVSSILQKLDAESRLGAVLKAQQYPELDPEITGRVEGSGPVT; encoded by the coding sequence ATGCTTTTCGAGCGCGATACCGAGCTGCAACGGCTAGCCGATCTGACCGCCGAAGCTATGGCCGGTGCAGGGAGGGTGATCGCATTGAGCGGCGAGGCCGGTATCGGCAAATCCTCGCTGCTGCGTGAGTTTGTGGCCGGATTATCCGATCAGACGCGGGCATATTGGGGCATGTGCGATGCGTTGTTTACGCCGCGGCCGCTCGGCCCAGTGCAGGACATCGCCGCACTGCTGTTGGATCAGGATGAATATCGCGGCAATGAAGGCGCCATCGCTCTGTTTCCGCAGCTGTTTGCGCGGTTGCAGCAGAGTGACACGCCCGCCGTACTAATAATCGAGGATGTCCATTGGGCTGATGTCGGCACGCTCGATTTCATTCGTTTTCTTGGCCGCAGGATTGCCCTGTGTCCGGTGCTATTGGTCATTTCATTCCGCGATGATGAGGTCGGACGGGATCATCCCCTCCGCCGAGTGCTTGGCGACCTGCCATCTGACCGTGTCGAACGCATAGAGCTCTCGCCGCTAAGCATTGAGGCTGTCCGCCAGCTTGCTGCCGGGAGTGAACGAAACGCCGAACGGCTGCTGCAGATTACCGGCGGCAATCCGTTTTTCGTTTCGGAAATTCTCTCGGATAAGAGCGACGAGGAAGCGCGGGTTCCGGAATCGGTCCAGGATGCGGTTGCTGGCCGCCTCGCCCGGTTGGACGAAAAGCACCGCTCATTTCTGGAAGCGCTGAGTATTATTCCAGTGCCGATTGAGCCCGCGCTGCATGGCCGGTGGATTGAAGATCACGAGCAATGGATCGAGCAATCCATCGCTTCAGGAATTCTGGTGAGTACAAGCGACGGACGCTTGCGGTTTCGCCATGAACTTGCCCGGCTCGCGACCAGCCAGCGCTGTTCATCGCATGAGCTGGTCCGGCTCCATCAAAAGCACTTGGCGCTCATGCTCGAATTGCCGGATAAATTCGCTGCTTGTGAGATCGTGCATCATGCAAAAGGCGCGCTCGATGCAAAGGCAGTGCTCGATTATGCGCCTGTCGCCGGGGAGCGCGCCGCGCGTCTGGGGGCACATTCGGAGGCCGCGGCCTATTTCGAAACTGCGCTGGATTTCGTCGACGAAGCCTCGCCGGAGCTTGCTGCGGAGCTTTATGAGAGCTGGGCCTATGAGGCAGGCTTGGCGTTGAAGGTTGATGACCGCGTGATCGAAGCACGCCGTCATGCACTGACATTATGGCGCGCGATTGGGCGCGAGGATAAGGTGGCCGAAAATCTCCGTAGGTTGTCGCGCTTGCATTGGTACCGGGGTGAAGCCGCCCAAGCCGGCCGTTATCTCGACGATTCCATCGCTTTGTTTGAGCAGCTGGATGACGCCGAAAAACTGGCGATGGCCTATTCAATGCGGTCACAAATGATGATGCTCAACAGCCGAATGGATGAGGCCATCGATTGGGGGCACCGGGCGCTGGAGACGGCGGGCAGCGAACCACCGGCTGAAATTCTGGTCCATGCGCTTAACAATATCGGCACGGCGAAGCTGTTTCTTGGTCAGGAAGATGGCTTGGACGATTTGCAGCGGAGCCTCAGCTTGGCGCTCGACAACCATCTGCACGAAGATGCTGCGCGTGTTTTCACCAACCTGTCAGAATATGCAGTGGATTTACGCAAACTCGATTTGGCCGAAGAGGTTCTACATCGGGGGATTGCGTTCGATGTCGAACATGATCTTGATTCCTGGACCTTCTATCTGCGCGGCCGTCAGGCGCAATTGCGGCTTGAGCAGGGCCGCTTGCAAGAAGCGAAAGACATTGCAGAAATTGTCCTCGCTCGGCCTGACCAGACCATGCTCATGCAGCTGCCTGCGCGGATCATGCTGGGCAAAGCGCAATTGCGGATGGGGCAGAGCGGCGCCGGGCAAACGCTCGAGCAGGCGCGCGCCGATGCGCTGCAAACCAGCGAAGTGCAATATCAGATTCCGGTCCTGTTGACGTTGATGGAAAGGGCTTGGCTTGCCGATGATATGGCGAAGGCGAAGGAGGCCTTTGCATCGCTGAAGAAGATCGACGCGCATCGGTTCAGCAAGTGGGGCAGGGCAGAATTTGCCTTCTGGGCGCAGCTTTGCGGCGGCTGGAAAGTGCCCGGCTTAGGCAAAGCGCCGCATCCCTTCCGGCTGGCGCTCGAAGGGGAAATGACGGCGGCGAGCGAAGCATTCTCGGCCTTGGGCAGCCACTATCTCTCCGCCATCTGTCTCGGTCTGCAGGATGACCCTGAGCGGATCTCGGACGCCGTCGCGCAGCTGCAGCAGCAAGAGGCCGCAGCGGCCATCAACCGGCTGGTCACGCTTGCAGTGGAGCGCGGCATTGCTCGTGAGGCGATCCGTATAGCGCGCGGCCCCTATAAAGCCGCTCGCACCAACAGTTTTGGCCTCACGGCCAAGGAACAGACCGTGCTGGGCCTGATGACCGAAGGGCTGAGTAACGGGGAAATCGCGGAACGCCTCTCGCGCTCTCCGCGTACGGTCGAGCATCACGTTTCTTCGATATTGCAGAAGCTTGATGCCGAAAGCCGCCTTGGCGCAGTGCTCAAGGCGCAGCAATATCCAGAACTTGATCCAGAAATCACCGGGCGGGTAGAGGGTTCAGGCCCCGTGACCTGA
- a CDS encoding helix-turn-helix domain-containing protein: MSNRLSSVPTAPSKYLFDGFLRAFAPAASSDETVYALRKLAQPMHIGRGRTVPLDPASDALVYVGDGATKLIASASSGREQIVAFHFTGDLISVPAGAWHSYALCALAETDLLVFPAESFLEIAGTEREIMDALLQRSLTALHRCRDKAVGLGRKNAQERLASFLVGMAERIGSIEPDRCLLELPMSRRDIGDSLGLTIETISRQFSELRLAGLIETTGRSRVLLCDPAALTERAGHT, encoded by the coding sequence ATGTCCAATCGTCTGTCTTCGGTGCCAACTGCGCCTAGCAAATATCTCTTCGACGGCTTCTTGCGCGCCTTTGCCCCTGCAGCATCTTCAGATGAGACCGTGTACGCCCTCCGCAAACTCGCCCAGCCGATGCACATCGGGCGCGGGCGTACCGTGCCGCTTGATCCCGCAAGCGATGCCCTCGTCTATGTTGGCGACGGCGCGACAAAACTGATCGCCAGCGCGTCGAGCGGGCGCGAACAAATTGTCGCCTTTCATTTTACAGGAGACCTGATCTCAGTTCCCGCAGGGGCGTGGCACTCATATGCCTTATGTGCGCTTGCCGAGACTGACCTTTTGGTCTTTCCAGCAGAGTCTTTTCTGGAGATCGCAGGGACCGAACGGGAAATCATGGATGCGTTGCTCCAGCGGTCACTCACAGCGCTGCATCGTTGCCGCGACAAAGCCGTCGGACTTGGCCGCAAGAATGCACAGGAGCGGCTCGCCAGCTTTCTGGTCGGAATGGCCGAACGGATCGGTTCGATTGAGCCAGACAGATGCTTACTCGAACTGCCGATGTCGCGCCGGGACATCGGCGATAGCTTGGGGCTGACGATCGAGACAATCAGCCGTCAATTCAGCGAATTGCGCTTGGCTGGCTTGATCGAAACGACGGGTCGATCCCGTGTGCTGCTGTGCGACCCAGCCGCGCTGACCGAGCGCGCCGGGCACACATGA